The uncultured Hyphomonas sp. genome includes a region encoding these proteins:
- the scpA gene encoding methylmalonyl-CoA mutase, with amino-acid sequence MTSFPDFTKLELGVPHAKATAPKTGDAWETPEGVEVKTAYTEADRAGLDFLDDYPGLAPFGRGPYPTMYTNQPWTVRQYAGFSTAEDSNAFYRRNLAAGQKGLSVAFDLATHRGYDSDHVRVSGDVGMAGVAIDSIYDMRTLFSGIPLDKMSVSMTMNGAVLPILALYIVAAEEQGVGPEKLAGTIQNDILKEFMVRNTYIYPPKPSMRIISDIFAYTSQNMPKFNSISISGYHMQEAGASADLELAYTLADGIEYIRAGVAAGLDVDAFAPRLSFFWAIGMNTFMEVAKMRAARLLWAKLVKENFSPKNSKSLSLRTHSQTSGWSLTAQDVYNNVIRTCLEAIAATGGQTQSLHTNSFDEALALPTDFSARISRNTQLFLQQEAGACQTIDMWGGSYYVERLTHDLAAKALAHIQEVEKMGGMAKAIEEGLPKLRIEESAANTQARIDSGTQTVVGVNKFLLDEDEDVPVLKVDNAAVRKMQLDKLARLKAERNEAEVQEKLDAIAKAAAGTEGNLLALAVDAARAKATVGEISEAVERSQGRHQAIIRSIKGVYGGGVKGTEKADEAVSLAEAFEKKHGRKPKVYIAKMGQDGHDRGQKVVASGLMDLGWDVVIGPLFQTPEEAAADAREAGVDIVAASSLAAGHLTLVPELKRALGNEGAAHTQIIVGGVIPPQDFDALYTAGASAIFPPGTVIADSALKMLEILTGGDDGAKTAAE; translated from the coding sequence ATGACCAGCTTCCCCGATTTCACCAAGCTCGAACTCGGCGTCCCGCACGCAAAGGCGACCGCCCCGAAAACCGGAGACGCCTGGGAAACGCCGGAAGGCGTCGAGGTGAAGACCGCCTATACCGAGGCCGACCGCGCCGGGCTGGACTTCCTGGACGATTATCCGGGCCTCGCCCCATTTGGCCGCGGCCCTTACCCGACCATGTACACGAACCAGCCCTGGACGGTTCGTCAGTATGCAGGCTTCTCGACCGCTGAAGATTCCAACGCCTTCTACCGCCGCAATTTGGCTGCCGGCCAGAAAGGCCTGTCGGTCGCTTTCGACCTGGCCACGCACCGCGGCTATGACTCAGACCACGTCCGCGTGTCGGGCGATGTCGGCATGGCCGGAGTGGCCATCGACTCCATCTACGACATGCGCACGCTTTTCTCCGGCATCCCGCTGGACAAGATGTCCGTCTCCATGACGATGAATGGCGCCGTCCTGCCGATCCTCGCGCTCTATATTGTGGCGGCTGAGGAACAAGGCGTCGGGCCGGAAAAGCTGGCCGGCACGATCCAGAACGACATTCTCAAAGAATTCATGGTGCGGAACACCTACATCTATCCGCCCAAGCCGTCGATGCGGATCATTTCGGACATCTTCGCCTACACGTCGCAGAACATGCCGAAGTTCAACTCGATCTCGATCTCCGGCTATCACATGCAGGAAGCGGGCGCCTCGGCTGACCTGGAGCTTGCCTACACGCTGGCCGACGGCATCGAATACATCCGCGCCGGTGTGGCTGCGGGCCTCGACGTGGATGCGTTTGCACCGCGCCTGTCCTTCTTCTGGGCGATCGGCATGAACACGTTCATGGAAGTCGCCAAGATGCGGGCCGCACGCCTGCTCTGGGCGAAGCTCGTCAAAGAGAATTTCAGCCCGAAGAATTCTAAATCCCTCAGCCTGCGGACGCACTCGCAGACATCCGGCTGGTCTCTGACCGCGCAGGACGTCTACAACAACGTCATCCGCACCTGCCTTGAGGCCATCGCGGCCACGGGCGGCCAGACCCAGTCGCTGCACACGAACAGCTTCGACGAGGCCCTCGCCCTGCCGACGGATTTCTCGGCCCGCATCAGCCGGAACACGCAGCTGTTCCTGCAACAGGAAGCCGGTGCCTGCCAGACGATCGACATGTGGGGCGGCTCCTACTATGTCGAGCGCCTGACGCACGACCTTGCCGCCAAGGCCCTCGCCCATATCCAGGAAGTCGAGAAAATGGGTGGCATGGCGAAAGCCATCGAGGAAGGCCTGCCGAAACTGCGCATCGAAGAATCCGCCGCGAACACGCAGGCGCGCATCGATAGCGGCACGCAGACCGTGGTCGGCGTGAACAAGTTCCTGCTGGACGAAGACGAAGATGTGCCGGTGCTGAAGGTCGACAACGCCGCCGTGCGCAAGATGCAGCTCGACAAGCTGGCGCGCCTGAAGGCTGAACGGAACGAAGCCGAAGTGCAGGAGAAGCTGGACGCGATTGCCAAGGCCGCTGCCGGGACCGAAGGCAATTTGCTGGCCCTCGCCGTGGATGCCGCGCGTGCCAAGGCGACCGTGGGCGAAATCTCCGAAGCCGTCGAACGCAGCCAGGGCCGCCACCAGGCGATCATCCGCTCCATCAAGGGCGTCTATGGCGGCGGCGTGAAAGGCACGGAGAAAGCCGACGAAGCCGTCAGCCTCGCCGAAGCCTTCGAGAAGAAGCATGGCCGCAAGCCCAAGGTCTATATCGCCAAGATGGGCCAGGACGGGCACGACCGTGGCCAGAAGGTTGTCGCCTCGGGCCTGATGGACCTTGGCTGGGATGTGGTCATCGGCCCGCTGTTCCAGACGCCGGAAGAAGCCGCCGCCGACGCGCGCGAAGCCGGGGTCGACATCGTTGCCGCCTCCTCGCTCGCGGCCGGTCACCTGACGCTGGTACCGGAACTGAAGCGTGCGCTCGGCAATGAAGGCGCCGCGCACACGCAGATCATTGTGGGCGGCGTGATCCCGCCGCAGGACTTCGACGCACTCTACACCGCAGGCGCCTCCGCCATCTTCCCGCCCGGCACCGTCATCGCCGACAGCGCGCTGAAGATGCTGGAAATCCTGACCGGCGGAGACGACGGGGCAAAGACGGCAGCGGAGTAA
- a CDS encoding class I SAM-dependent methyltransferase — protein sequence MSELTSTSGYAEQADDLFVRYEALSAAETHAHWRHLFPEPPARILDIGAGTGRDAAWLVSLGHSVLAVEPVEALRLRAAKVHPEPEIEWLDDKLPDLPDTHARGETFGMVMLNAVWMHLTAEERSTGMARVAALLAPGARLFMSLRHGPIPHGRRMFDVTGEDTIALAAPHGLTAISHVRRNSILSENQARGVEWTALVFEKPS from the coding sequence ATGTCTGAGCTGACCTCCACGTCCGGATACGCCGAACAGGCCGACGATCTGTTCGTGCGGTACGAGGCGCTGTCGGCGGCGGAGACGCATGCGCACTGGCGGCACCTGTTTCCTGAACCGCCTGCGCGAATCCTCGATATCGGTGCCGGCACCGGACGCGATGCGGCGTGGCTGGTTTCGCTTGGCCATTCCGTACTGGCGGTGGAGCCCGTGGAAGCGCTGCGCCTGCGGGCGGCCAAGGTTCATCCAGAACCGGAGATCGAATGGCTGGACGACAAGCTGCCAGACCTGCCGGACACGCACGCCCGCGGCGAGACATTCGGCATGGTGATGCTGAACGCGGTCTGGATGCACCTGACAGCGGAAGAGCGCAGCACAGGCATGGCGCGCGTGGCCGCGCTCCTCGCGCCGGGGGCCCGATTGTTCATGAGTTTGCGGCACGGCCCCATCCCGCACGGACGCCGCATGTTTGATGTGACAGGCGAAGACACCATCGCCCTCGCCGCCCCGCATGGCCTCACTGCCATCAGCCATGTCCGCAGGAATTCCATCCTGTCGGAAAACCAAGCGCGGGGTGTCGAATGGACGGCGCTGGTTTTTGAGAAGCCCTCTTGA
- a CDS encoding YbjQ family protein, with amino-acid sequence MLITTTPTVQGHEITKYLGVVCGEVVIGAHLGKDILAGFTNLVGGRSKAYESTLRETRDDAMAEMMDEARKLGGNAIVGAKFDYTVIGQSGSMMMVAVSGTAVTLA; translated from the coding sequence ATGCTCATCACCACCACGCCTACCGTTCAGGGTCATGAGATCACGAAATATCTCGGCGTTGTCTGCGGCGAGGTCGTGATCGGAGCGCACCTTGGCAAGGACATCCTGGCCGGGTTCACCAATCTCGTCGGCGGGCGCTCGAAGGCATATGAAAGCACGCTGCGCGAAACCCGCGACGACGCCATGGCCGAGATGATGGACGAGGCCCGCAAGCTCGGCGGCAACGCCATTGTCGGTGCGAAGTTCGACTATACCGTCATCGGCCAGTCAGGCTCGATGATGATGGTGGCGGTCTCCGGCACGGCCGTGACGCTGGCGTGA